The Labrus mixtus chromosome 16, fLabMix1.1, whole genome shotgun sequence genome window below encodes:
- the top2b gene encoding DNA topoisomerase 2-beta gives MSNGAAGSGGGLAWLEAANGRGEGGKMEGAKKDKAGSKMSVERVYQKKTQLEHILLRPDTYIGSVEPITQQMWVFDEEIGMNQREITYVPGLYKIFDEILVNAADNKQRDKNMTGIKITIDPDSNTITIWNNGKGIPVVEHKDEKMYVPALIFGHLLTSSNYDDDQKKVTGGRNGYGAKLCNIFSTKFTVETACKEYRHSFKQTWQNNMSKTAEPKIKFFDGEDFTCVTFQPDLSKFKMEKLDKDIVALLTRRAYDVAGSCKGVKVTFNGKKLPITGFRSYVDLYVKDKVDETGVTLKVVNETVNDRWEVCLTMSEKGFQQTSFVNSIATTKGGRHVDYVVDQIVSKLIEVVKKKNKAGVSVKPFQVKNHIWVFVNALIENPSFDSQTKENMTLQTKSFGSKCLLSDKFVRAATNCGIVESILNWVKFKAQTQLNKKCSSVKYSKIKGIPKLDDANDAGGKHSSECTLILTEGDSAKSLAVSGLGVIGRDRYGVFPLRGKILNVREATHKQIMENAEINNIIKIVGLQYKKSYEDPESLRSLRYGKIMIMTDQDQDGSHIKGLLINFFHHNWPSLLKHTFLEEFITPIVKVNKNKQEMAFYSIPEFDEWKKQTENYKTWHIKYYKGLGTSTSKEAKEYFADMEKHRITFRYGGAEDDAAITLAFSKKKTDDRKEWLTNFMEDRRQRRMHGLPEQYLYGTQARHLSYNDFINKELILFSNSDNERSIPSLVDGLKPGQRKVIFTCMKRNDKREVKVAQLAGSVAEMSAYHHGETALMQTIVNLAQNFVGSNNVNVLQPLGQFGTRINGGKDAASPRYIFTMLSPLAKLLFPAVDSNLLKFLFDDNQKVEPEWYIPIIPMVLVNGAEGIGTGWACKIPNYDTREIVNNINRLLNHQDPLPMLPSYKGFKGLLHELGQNQFLVSGEVSVIDRNTIEITELPVRTWTQSYKESVLEPMLQGTDKTPALINDYKEYHTDTTVKFVVRMSEEKLVQAEAAGLHKVFKLQSSLTCNSMVLFDHMGCLKRYDSVQDILKEFFELRLHYYKLRKDWSLGSLGAEASKLSNQARFVLEKIEGKISIENKSKRELIRMLVTKGFESDPVAAWSKSQEKSQEEDFRDADDSDSSIDSGSSSGPNFNYILNMPLWCLTKERVDELLKQRDGKRGELQELQRKSPEDLWKEDLAVFVEELEKLEAQEREDQVLGKAVKLVKGKVGKPKAKKLNLEETQPSPFGRRVEPPTQAIKSDAAKKLSRKKKSDAADAAVKLEFDDDVIGLGGEGAPAEIPVVKPKATRVRKEKKEPGTPRVRKPPGPKGSSSAKKVKKRNPWSEDESKSDSELEEADPVVIPREIISKRQSASKPKYTFDFSEEEADEEENGEDYVPSSPVRSFKDDFTSSATKESFNNDDDDDDEDCFSPSKQKTTSTPAAQKKETTSFFSTKSTFSEKSNDSDGSKSESEEDRGIFSTYSSFSKLTPEMKASAKKTSVTTPKPKKSPAPKAKKPDKSIWDSDSDTGSKKPSPALKGKGRGRKRKGSGSEEEFSPMKKTPRSAARKPQKAPSDFEDDDSLSVMNTSSRAGRAKKEVKYFVESDHEHANIDDDDMFD, from the exons TGACTCCAATACCATTACTATCTGGAACAACGGCAAAGGAATTCCTGTGGTGGAGCACAAGGACGAGAAGATGTACGTCCCAGCTCTCATTTTCGGTCACCTGCTGACCTCCAGCAACTACGACGACGATCAGAAGAAAGTCACAG GTGGAAGGAATGGGTACGGTGCTAAACTCTGCAACATCTTCAGTACCAAGTTCACAGTGGAAACTGCCTGCAAGGAATACAGACACAGCTTCAAACAG ACGTGGCAGAACAACATGAGCAAGACCGCTGAGCCGAAGATCAAGTTCTTCGATGGGGAGGATTTCACCTGCGTGACGTTCCAGCCTGACCTGTCCAAGTTCAAGATGGAGAAACTGGACAAAGATATTGTAGCGCTTCTTACCCGCAGAGCTTACGATGTAGCCGGCTCCTGCAAGGGGGTCAAAGTCACGTTCAACGGGAAAAAATTGCCT ATTACCGGCTTCCGCAGCTATGTGGATCTGTATGTGAAGGACAAAGTGGACGAAACGGGTGTGACCCTGAAGGTGGTGAACGAGACTGTGAACGATCGGTGGGAGGTCTGCCTCACCATGAGCGAGAAAGGATTCCAGCAAACCAGCTTTGTGAACAGCATTGCCACAACCAAG GGTGGCCGACACGTTGATTATGTAGTGGACCAGATCGTTTCCAAACTTATTGAagtggtgaagaagaagaacaaggcAGGAGTGTCTGTCAAACCCTTCCAG GTGAAGAACCACATCTGGGTGTTTGTGAACGCTCTGATCGAGAATCCCTCCTTCGACTCCCAGACCAAGGAGAACATGACGCTCCAGACGAAGAGCTTCGGGTCAAAGTGCCTTCTGTCGGACAAGTTTGTCAGGGCT GCAACCAACTGCGGCATCGTCGAGAGTATCCTCAACTGGGTGAAGTTCAAAGCTCAGACGCAGCTGAATAAGAAGTGCTCGTCCGTGAAGTACAGCAAGATCAAAGGCATCCCCAAGCTAGACGACGCCAACGATGCTG GTGGCAAACACTCGTCTGAATGCACACTGATCCTCACTGAGGGAGACTCGGCCAAGTCTCTGGCCGTCTCTGGACTGGGAGTCATCGGGCGCGATCGCTACGGAGTGTTTCCACTGAGAGGAAAGATCCTAAATGTGCGAGaagcaacacacaaacag ATCATGGAAAACGCCGAAATCAACAACATCATCAAAATCGTGGGCCTTCAGTACAAGAAGAGCTACGAAGACCCAGAGTCCCTGAGGAGCCTGCGTTACGGCAAGATCATGATCATGACCGATCAG GATCAAGATGGCTCCCATATCAAAGGTCTGCTCATCAACTTCTTCCACCACAACTGGCCGTCCCTGCTGAAGCACACATTCCTGGAGGAGTTCATCACACCTATCGTCAAA GTTAACAAGAACAAGCAGGAGATGGCCTTCTACAGCATCCCAGAGTTCGATGAGTggaagaaacagacagagaattATAAAACATGGCATATAAAGTACTACAAAG GTTTGGGTACAAGTACAAGCAAAGAGGCAAAGGAATACTTTGCTGACATGGAGAAGCATCGCATCACATTCCGATACGGCGGAGCAGAGGACGACGCCGCCATCACTCTG GCCTTCAGTAAGAAAAAGACGGACGACAGGAAGGAGTGGCTGACCAACTTCATGGAGGACAGACGCCAGAGGAGGATGCACGGCCTGCCAGAG caataTCTGTACGGGACTCAGGCCAGGCATCTGTCCTACAACGACTTCATTAACAAAGAGCTGATTCTGTTCTCCAACTCTGACAACGAGCGATCCATCCCCTCCCTGGTTGACG GTTTGAAGCCGGGCCAGAGGAAGGTGATTTTCACCTGCATGAAGAGGAATGACAAGAGGGAAGTGAAGGTAGCACAGCTGGCCGGTTCAGTGGCAGAGATGTCTGCATACCATCACGGAGAG ACAGCTCTCATGCAAACCATCGTGAACTTGGCTCAGAACTTTGTGGGCAGTAACAACGTGAACGTCCTGCAGCCTCTGGGTCAGTTTGGTACTCGCATCAACGGTGGCAAAGACGCTGCCAGCCCTCGTTACATCTTCACTATGCTCAG TCCTCTCGCCAAGCTCTTGTTCCCTGCGGTGGATTCAAACCTGCTCAAGTTCCTGTTTGACGACAACCAGAAGGTGGAGCCCGAGTGGTACATTCCCATCATCCCAATGGTGCTGGTGAACGGAGCCGAGGGCATCGGCACAGGATGGGCGTGTAAGATCCCCAACTACGACACCCGAGAGATCGTCAACAACATCAACCGCCTGCTTAACCACCAGGACCCCCTGCCAATG CTTCCTAGCTACAAAGGCTTCAAAGGGTTGCTCCATGAACTGGGTCAGAACCAGTTTCTGGTGAGTGGAGAGGTGTCAGTCATCGACAGGAACACCATCGAGATCACAGAGCTTCCTGTTCGGACATGGACACAG tcttatAAAGAGTCTGTGCTGGAGCCCATGCTGCAGGGCACTGACAAAACACCAGCTCTAATCAACGATTATAAGGAGTACCACACCGACACCACAGTCAAGTTTGTGGTGCGCATGTCTGAAGAGAAACTGGTGCAGGCCGAGGCAGCTGGACTCCACAAAGTCTTCAAGCTGCAGTCCAGCCTGACCTGCAACTCCATG GTGCTGTTTGACCACATGGGTTGTCTGAAGAGGTACGATTCAGTCCAGGACATCCTCAAGGAGTTCTTCGAGCTCCGTCTGCACTACTACAAACTGAGGAAGGACTGGTCGCTGGGCAGCCTGGGAGCCGAGGCCTCCAAACTGTCCAACCAGGCCCGCTTTGTACTGGAGAAGATCGAAGGGAAAATCTCAATCG AAAACAAATCCAAGCGTGAGCTGATCCGTATGCTGGTCACAAAGGGTTTCGAGTCTGATCCAGTTGCTGCCTGGTCCAAGTCTCAGGAGAAG TCTCAGGAAGAAGATTTCCGCGACGCTGATGACAGTGACAGCTCGATCGACTCCGGCTCCTCATCAGGACCCAACTTCAACTACATCCTCAACATGCCTCTGTGGTGCCTGACTAAAGAGAGGGTGGACGAACTGCTCAAACAGAGGGACGGAAAG agaggagagcttCAAGAGCTGCAAAGAAAAAGTCCAGAGGATCTGTGGAAGGAAGACTTGGCAGTGTTCGTCGAGGAGCTGGAG AAACTGGAGGCCCAGGAGCGAGAGGACCAGGTTTTAGGAAAGGCCGTCAAACTGGTGAAAGGGAAGGTGGGCAAACCTAAAGCGAAGAAGCTGAACCTGGAGGAGACCCAGCCCTCACCGTTTGGTCGCAGGGTGGAGCCCCCGACTCAGGCGATCAAATCTGACGCAGCTAAGAAACTgtcaagaaagaaaaag AGCGACGCTGCAGACGCTGCAGTGAAGTTAGAGTtcgatgatgatgtcattggtTTGGGCGGTGAAGGAGCGCCGGCAGAAATCCCTGTGGTCAAGCCAAAAGCTACACGtgtgaggaaggagaagaaagaacCTG GAACTCCCAGAGTCAGAAAACCTCCAGGACCCAAAGGTTCTTCTTCTGCAAAGAAGGTGAAGAAGAGAAACCCCTGGTCTGAAGACGAGTCCAAGTCAGACAGCgagctggaggaggctgatCCCGTCGTCATCCCCCGAGAGATCATCTCCAAGAGGCAatcgg CTTCCAAACCCAAATACACGTTTGACTTCTCGGAGGAGGAGGCAGACGAAGAGGAGAACGGGGAGGACTATGTGCCTTCTTCTCCTGTGAGGTCTTTCAAAGACGACTTCACTTCCTCTGCGACGAAGGAGAGCTTCAAcaacgacgacgacgacgatgatgaaGACTGCTTCTCTCCCTCCAAACAAAAGACCAC GTCCACACCTGCAGCTCAAAAGAAAGAGACAACCAGCTTCTTCTCGACCAAATCGACCTTCTCTGAAAAGAGCAATGACAGCG ATGGATCGAAGTCAGAGAGCGAGGAGGACCGGGGCATCTTTTCCACTTATTCCTCTTTCAGCAAACTAACGCCAGAAATGAAAG CATCAGCTAAGAAAACCTCTGTTACAACCCCCAAACCCAAGAAATCACCAGCACCAAAAGCGAAGAAACCAGATAAGTCCATCTGGGACTCCGACTCTGACACCGGGTCCAAGAAGCCATCACCAGCTCTTAAAG GTAAAGGtcgggggaggaagaggaagggctCCGGTTCTGAAGAGGAATTCAGTCCAATGAAGAAAACTCCAAGATCAGCGGCCAGA aaACCGCAGAAAGCTCCCTCCGATTTTGAAGACGACGACAGCCTGAGTGTGATGAACACTTCGTCCCGTGCCGGCCGAGCCAAGAAGGAGGTGAAATACTTTGTGGAGTCCGACCACGAGCATGCCAACATCGACGATGACGACATGTTCGATTAA